A single Saccopteryx bilineata isolate mSacBil1 chromosome 9, mSacBil1_pri_phased_curated, whole genome shotgun sequence DNA region contains:
- the NUDT7 gene encoding peroxisomal coenzyme A diphosphatase NUDT7, whose amino-acid sequence MPIRADLLREVSCWKQTFPGTMSRPCPPEPVRNSLIDDAKASLRKHDVGTKYSHLPSNKYSILIPLLAKEGKLHLLFTLRSEKLRRSPGEVCFPGGKGEPTDADSVATALREAQEEVGLCPEQVEVVCRLVPCLLDVKGNTLVTAVVGFIDHNFQAQPNPDEVKDVFLVPLDYFLHPLAYHQNYLTQSGHPFIMHCFEYTNPEDGVTYYIRGLTAKYALLVALIILGQKPTFEVEFNLDDLISSSEESFLKLYKHATSKL is encoded by the exons ATGCCCATCCGGGCTGATCTCCTGCGAGAAGTCTCCTGCTGGAAACAAACTTTTCCTGGAACAATGTCGCGACCCTGTCCTCCGGAGCCAGTCAG aaacaGTTTGATAGATGATGCTAAGGCCAGCTTAAGAAAGCATGATGTTGGGACCAAATATTCTCACTTGCCGTCTAATAAATATTCCATCCTTATACCATTGTTGGCTAAAGAAGGAAAACTTCATCTGTTGTTCACCCTTCGGTCAGAGAAG CTAAGACGGTCACCTGGAGAAGTGTGCTTccctggaggaaagggggaacCGACAGATGCGGACAGTGTGGCCACGGCCCTCCGGGAAGCCCAGGAGGAAGTGGGGCTCTGTCCTGAGCAAGTGGAGGTTGTCTGCCGCCTGGTGCCGTGTCTGCTGGATGTAAAG gGAAATACATTGGTAACAGCAGTTGTAGGGTTTATAGACCACAACTTCCAGGCCCAGCCTAATCCCGATGAAGTCAAGGATGTGTTCCTGGTGCCGCTGGACTATTTCCTGCATCCACTTGCCTACCACCAGAATTATCTGACACAATCTGGTCATCCCTTTATTATGCATTGCTTTGAGTACACAAACCCGGAGGATGGTGTGACTTACTATATCAGAGGACTAACTGCAAAATACGCTCTGTTGGTTGCTTTAATTATTTTGGGACAAAAACCCACCTTTGAGGTTGAATTTAATCTCGATGATCTAATATCGTCCTCTGAAGAATCCTTCCTGAAGCTTTATAAACATGCAACAAGCAAGTTGTGA